The sequence below is a genomic window from Sandaracinaceae bacterium.
GGCCGGTCCTGCGTCCGGCATCGCGGGGGCGCCGTCGCAGCCCAGGACAGCGCCCAGCGAGAAAGCGACGACGAGGCTCAGGCGGAGGGCGGCGCGCGGCTCGCTCCAGTACGGCATGCGAACGATGCTAGCACCGAGCTGCGCATTGGCCCTGGCGGCGGCCCGGCGCGGGCTCCATACCGCGCACCGTGAGCGAACCCGATTCGAGCTCGGTCAAGAGCGGCGCGGTGATGGCCGTCGTCGCCTACAGCCTCTGGGGGCTGCTGCCGATCTACTGGAAGCTGCTCGGCGCGGTGCCCGCGATCGAGGTGCTGACCCACCGCATCGTCTGGTCGCTCGGCTTCATCGCGGTCCTGCTGTTCGCCCGTCGGGGCTGGCGTCGGACCCTCGGGTTCCTGCGCGATCGCGAGACGCGCGGCGCGATGCTGCTCTCGACGGCCCTGATCGCGACCAACTGGTTCATCTTCATCTGGGCCGTCAGCGCCGATCGCGTGACCGAGGCGAGCCTCGGCTACTACATCAACCCGCTGTTGAACGTCGCGCTCGCGCGCGTCTTTCTCGGAGAGCGCCTTCGCCCGCTGCAGGGCGTGGCCGTCGCGCTCGCCGCCATCGGCGTGGTCACGCTGACGGTGATGCGGGGGGAGCTGCCGTGGGTCTCCGTGGTGCTCGCCGTCTCGTTCGCGCTCTACGGTCTGGTCCGCAAGCGCACGCCGGTCGGCGCGGTCGAGGGGCTCGCCATCGAGACGGGGCTCGTGACGCCGCTCGCCATCGGCTACCTGCTGCTGCTGAGCCCCCCGCTCGGCCACCTCGTCACCGCGGACCCCGTCACGGTGGGCCTGCTCGTCGGCGCGGGGGTGATCACCGCGGTGCCGCTGCTCGCCTTCGCGGGCGCCGCGCGTCGGCTCCGCTACACGACGCTCGGCATGATCCAGTACCTCGCCCCCACGCTCCAGCTCGGCTGCGCGGTGCTCCTCTACGGCGAGGCCTTCACGCAGGCGCACGCGATCACCTTCGGGCTGATCTGGATCGCGGTGCTGCTCTACGTGATCGACATGCTGCGCCGTCCATCGCCCGACCCGGCGCCCGCGCGCTCAACGTGAGAGCCAGCGCTCGAGCAAGGCGCGCTGCGCCGCGCCGAGCGGACGATCCGGCGGCATGCGCCGCGCGGCGTCGGCCGCGGTGCGCACGGCGAGGACCGTCCTCCCGTCCTCCGTCCGCAGCCAGCCCTCGCGGGCCATCGCGCGGAGCGCGCCGGTCGGGTCCGTCCCGATGAAGTCGTGGCAGGGCGCGCAGCGCGGCCGCAGCACCGACGCGTGCAGCGAGGTGAAGAGCGCGTCCGCCTCGAGCGTCTCGGCCGCGACCGGCTCCGCGCGCGCCTCGCCCCGGTGCGCGGCCCAGCGATCGCGCGACATGCGCAGCACGGTGCCGTTGGTGTCCTCGACCAGCCAGAGGCTCCCGTCGCGCGCCTGCGCCATGCCCACCGGGGAGCCGCGCGGGCCGAGGTCCGACGCGTCCCAGCCCGCGATGATGTCGGTCGGTGTGGCGTCGGCAGGGGGCAGCCCGTCCGCGCCGACCGGGAGGCCGATCACGCGGTGGCCGGGGCTCCGGTACCCGTGGAGCGAGATCAGCAGCAGCCCGTCGAGCGCGCCGAGGTGCGCGCCGCGGTAGTACAGCATGTCGAGCGGCGCGCCGTGGGGAGGCAACAGGAGATGGGGCGGCGTGTAGGCCGGGTTGTCCTCGCAGCCGAACGACGAGTGCGTCCACTCCGGGTCGCGCTGGTCGCGGTCCCAGCAGTACGGCCAGCCGTAGTGCGCGCCGCGGCGCAGGATGTTGAGCTCCTCGTGCGGGCGGCTGTCCTCGCGGAAGTCCACGCCGTTCTCGGCCTGCAGGAGCGCGCCGCTCTCGTGCGCGGCCAGCGCGACCGAGTTCCGCAGGCCGTGCGCGAAGTACTCCGGCTCACTCGACCAGCTGCGCGGGCCCGTGCGGGCGAAGCGCCAGACGGCGCCCGTGTGGCGCGCCTCGTCGACGCAGCGGTCGGCGGGCAGGGCCTCGAGGCAGCGGTCGGTGCCCGAGCCCATGTTCACGATGAGGTCTCCGTCCGCGCTGAAGACGAAGCTGGTCAGCGGGTGGAAGCGCACCGGGCGGTCGGGGAGCGCGATCGGCAGGTCGTCGACCACCGTCTCCATCGTGCCCGCGGGATCGTCGGCGGCCGGGTCGAAGCGCCGGATCCGCTGGACCTCGCCGACATAGATCCAGCCGTCCGGGCCGACGCGTCCACCGTGCGGGCGATCGAGCCGCTGGGCGATGCGCGTCGCGTCCCAGCCGTCGTCGCCGCGGGTCAGCCTCCAGAGCCGGCCGGCGCGGCTGCGGCGGGCGCCGTGGTCGACGATCCACATGACGTCGTCGCGCTGCGGGTCGGTGACCACCGAGCGCGGTCGGAAGCGTCCGCGCGCCTCCGCGATTGCGGGCAGCTCCGCGTGCGCGACGAGGCCGACGCAGGTGCCCTCCGGGGTGTCGAGCGAGAGGGCGGGGAGGCCGTCGCAGTCTCTCCCGAGGTCGACCTGATAGGGGCCGCGTGCCTCCACGCGAGAGGGCGGCGCGGGCTCGGGCTCGGGCTCGGGTGGCTCCGGTTCGGGAGGCGTCGTCGGGGGCTCGACCTCCACAGCGGGCACCTCGGGCACCTCGGGCGCGGGCGGGCGCGGCGGCGGCTCGCGATCCTCTCCGCAGGCGAGCGCGATCGTCAGCGAGAGCGTCAGCCCGATCGCGCGCCTCGGCCCCACGCGCCTCGGCTCCTCTCAGAACACGTAGCGCATGTACGCGCTGCCGTGGATCCCGAGCGCCGGCGACTCGCCCCCCGCGCCCTCGAGCGACGGGTAGTGGCGCACGCCCCCGAGCAGGCCGATCGAGTGGTGGCGCGCGCGCAGGTGCCAGTCGATGCCCAGCTCGCCGCCGTAGGCGATGCCGATCGTGCTCGCGTCCGGGAAGCCGTAGAGGTCGAGGATGTCGGTCGTGGCGACCATCAGCGCGAACTGTCCGCTGAGCCAGATGGCGAACGCCTCGGTGAAGTTGGCCTGCACGCGCAGCGAGGCGCTCCCGCCGACGATCTCGAACGCGGTCTGCGCGGGCGGCGGCGGCGCCTCCGTGTTGTGCATCGAGCCCTCGGCCGAGAGCAGCACCATCAGCCAGTCGAACAGCTCGTAGCCGGCCGAGATCACCGCCCACGGCCCGACGCTCACGAGGTCGCCGATGCCGCCGACGAACCCCATCGCGCCGATCTGCGCCTCGACGAAGAAGCCGTGCGCGTAGAGATCGCGGCTGATCGGGATGGCCTCGGGCGGCAGGCGCTCGACGTCGAGCCGCGTGAGGTCGGGCTCCTCCGTGGCGATCTGCCCCTCGTCGTCCGACGCGTCTTGCGCCGAGGCGGCCGACGTCCAGGCGAACATCATCGCCAGCATCAGCAGGCGCAGGGCGGGTGACCCGAGCACGGACCGGAGCCTATCGGTGCGCCGACCGTGGCGTCAATGACCCCGACAAGGGTGCGAAATCATGAGCACAACGCCGGCGCTTGAATAGGCGAGGAGCGAGCGCGGTCCGAATTCGCGTAGCCGGGAGCTTCCCGGAAGGAGACGACGATGAAGAAGACGACGATGACCCTGGCCGCGCTCGCGGCCCTCGCCATCGCCGGGGCGCCCCTGGTCGGGGACGCGCAGCAGACCACCTCGGCCGCGACCGTCGCCGCGCAGGTGCAGGGCTTCTACGACCAGACGAGCACCGTGCAGAGCGCCTTCTACCAGTCGCACTACGACCGCATCTACCGGCGCACGACACGCTCGCGGGGTGTGCTGACCATCTCGCGCCCGGGCAAGCTCCGCTTCGACTACCTCGGCGGCAACGGCAAGGTCGTCGTGAGCGACGGCGCGACGATGACGGTGTACGAGCCCGGAGACGACGGCGGCGCGGGCCAGTACGCCCAGGCGCCCGTCCGGGAAGAGGGCATCCCCTCGGCGCTCGCCTTCCTCACCGGGGGCGCTCGGCTCGACCGGGACTTCACCTTCCGGCTCCGCGACGCCTCGGCCTTCCGCTGGGACGGGCACGTGCTGGAGCTGCGCCCCCGCCGCGACGAGCCCGCCTACCGCCGCGTCTTCCTCTACGTGGACGACGACCCCCGCGCGGCGGGCGTGGTGCGCCGGGTGCTCATCCAGGACCACGACGGCAACCTCAACCGCTTCGACTTCCGGCGGACGCGCTTCAACCGGGACGTCAGCGAGGGGCGCTTCGAGTTCTCGCCCCCGCCCGGCGCGCGCCGGATCTGACTTTTCTCTCTTCGGCGTGAAACGATCGCCCATCTCCACCCCACCTCTCGTACCGAGGTGGGGTATTCTCGTTGCGCCGCTGAGCCGTGCGCGGCGGGTCGTGTCTCTCCCACCTGCGAACATCGGGACGCCGAGGGCCTCCCGGGGGGACTGACCGAGCGCGGCATGCTCGCTGCAGGAGAGATGGATATGCGACAGATCATCGGACTGAGCCTGGGCCTCGTGTTGCTCGTGGGGGGATGCGACGGGAACGACGGAAACGTGCCCGAGGCGGGGCCTCCTCCCATCTCGGGCGGCACGCTCCACGCCACCGCGGACGCCCGCTACGCCATCGTCTCGGATCCCGCCCGCGCCTCGATCTTCGTGGCCGACCTGGCGAGCGCCAGCCAGCTGCATCGCCTCGAATTGACTGCGGAAGACGAGCCCGGCCGGATCGCGGAGGACGCCGAGGGGCGCGTCTTCGTGGTCCTCCGCCGCGCGGGTGAGGTGGTCACGCTCGACCCCCGCGGGGGCACGATCACCGAGCGCCGCGAAGTCTGTCGAGCGCCCCGCGGCATCGACGTGGACCCCGACGGGGACCTGGTCATCGCGTGCGCCGAGGGGGTGCTCGTCCGCATGCCGGCGACGGGAAGCGGGCTGCACACCGTGAAGCTCCCGCCCGATCTGCGTGACGTGGTGGCACGGGATGGCAGGACCTACGTCTCCCGCCTCCGGACCGCGGAGATCCTCGTGCTCGAAGGCGACCGCGTGGTCACGACCATGCGCCCCACCTCCATCAGCACGGACGAGGACCCCTTCGGCCGGAGCCTCGAGCCCACGGTCGCCTGGCGCATGCGCGGGGTCCCGGGCGGCGTGATGCTGGTGCACCAGAACTCGGTCTCCTCGCAGCTCGGCGTGCTCGGCGGCTCGAGCGGCGTCTACTACGGCGGTGACTGCTCGCTCGGCGTCGTTCGCGCGGTCGTCACGATGTTCTCGGTCCCGGCCGAGGATCCCAGCCTCTTCCAGAGCACGGCCGTCGCCGTCGATGGCGCGAGCCTCGTGGTCGACGGCGCGATCGAGGAGGCGACCGGCCGCATCTACGTCTCGGCCGCGGCGGAGACCGGGCCCAGCACCTTCGGGGGCCGCGGCTTCGGCTTCTCCGGCGCGCGCATCCTCGAGCCGCGCGGCATGTCGAGCATCCCGACCTGCTTCGCCTCCGGGTCCGGCGATCAGCTGCGCGGCGGCGACTTCGCGGCGACGGCGGTCGCGCCCATCCCGGGCGGCGGCATGGTCGTGCAGTACCGTGACCCGTCCATGCTCGTGGTCGACCATGGTCGCTCCCCGCTCGCTGGCGGCGAGCCCTCCACCCGGCAGATCGCGCTCACGGGCGGGCCGGTGCAGCACTTCGGACACGCGCTCTTCCACGAGGCGGCGGGCACCGGCGCGACCTGCGCGGGCTGTCACCCGGAGGGCGCCGAGGACGGTCACACCTGGCTCTTCGAGTCCGGCACCCGCCGCTCGCAGACGCTGACCGGCGGCATCCTCGAGACGGCCCCGTTCCACTGGGACGGCCAGGTCGGCGGCTCCACCGGCGTGATGGAGGGCACCTTCGTCGGGCGCATGGGCGGGCAGATGCCGCGCGCGGAAGAGATCGAGTCGTTCAGCGCGTGGATCGACGCCCTGCCGGCCATGCCGGGCGAGCCCATCGCGGACACGGGGGCGGTCGAGCGCGGCCGGACCCTCTTCGAGGACGACGCGATGGGCTGCGCGAGCTGCCACTCGGGCCCGCGCCGCACCAACAACCAGTCGATCGACGTCGGCACCGGCGGCCGCTTCCAGGTCCCCGGCCTCTACGAGCTGAGCTACCGCCCGACGTACTTCCACGACGGCTCGGCCGACAGCCTCGACGCGGTGGTCGCCAGCCACGGCAACAGCACGAGCCTCGACGACACCCAGCGCGCCGACCTCGTCGCGTTCCTTCGCACGCTCTGATCCCGGGGTCGCGCCCGCACACGCACGAGACCATGAGCATCCGTTCGAGACAGCGCGCGGCGTGGTGGGCGCCCCTTTGCCTCCTGCTCCTCTGGGCCACCAGCCCCGCGGCAGCCCAGGCCCCCCACCCGGAAGCGGGCGCGGACCCGGGCTCGGAGACCGACTCGGACTCGGATGCGGACGCGGCTGCGGACGCGGGAGCGGATGCGGACTCGGGTGCGGACTCGGACTCGGATGCGGGGGCGGACTCGGATGCGGACGCGGCTGCGGACGCGGACGCGGGAGCGGTCGCGGAGGCGGACTCGGGAGCGGTCGCGGAGGCGGTCGCGGGAGCGGACGCGGGGACGGACGCGGAAGCGACCGCCTCGGGAACGAGCACCACCGCGACGATCGACGAGCTGGACGGGGTCTCTCCCTCCGCCTCCCCCGACTCCGGCTTCGAGAGCGCGTTCGACGACGAGTTCGCGGATCTCGACGGCTACCTCGGCGAGCACGCGAGCACGTGGAACCTCGACGACGGCGAGGGCGAGGGCGAGCCCTGGCAGGACTACGACCCGCCCTACTCCTACCAGGGGCGCTCGCTGGCGCGGGTCGGCCTGCAGCTGCGCGTCGCGGGCCTGCCGGGGGGCAAGCCTCCGGTGCCCGAGGGTCCCCTCGGGGAGCTCGGGTTCGTGTTCGACACACGCTACTCGGCCTTCAGCGCCTGGCACTTCCGCGCGGTGCTCGCGGTGAGCGCCCAGAACGTCGGCCGCGCGTACGAGGGCGGCGGCGCGGTGGCGGTGAGCAGCCCGTTCGCCATCCGACTTCGGCTGCTGCCCGTCGCGTTCGACGCCGGGGAGTGGCTGACCCTCCGTTTCGGGCCGGACATCGGCATCCAGTGGGCGGAGGAGTCGGGCGCGGGCGGGACGTTCGAGGTCTTGTTCGGCACGCTCGGGGAGGTCGCGCTGCGCCTGCTCGACGAGCGCCTCGAGGTCGCCGTGCACGGAGGCTTCCAGTTCACCGCGGTGGGTCGCGTGACCCGCTTCAATTTCGGGCGCGAGCTCGTGCCTCAGGGCGTCCTCGGAGGGAGCGTGGCGTGGCTCTTCGACTGAGATGCGCGCTCGTGTTGCTCGCCACGCTCGCGGCGTCGGGGTGCCTCCCCCAGCGCTCGATCGGGCACTTCGCGGACAATGGGTTTTACCATACGCGAGATCACTACCGCGTGCGGTACGCCGACGGTGAGGCGTCGCGCGGGCTCGTCCCCGGCTGGGACCTGGTGAACTTCCACCACGGCGAAGACGGCCAGCCGGTCCAGGCGCGGAGCGAGCCACAGTGGTGGTCGGGCTACGACCTGCGCGAGTACGGGGTGCACCGCGGCCGAGTGACCCGGGCCGAGCGCTGGGATCTCCGCTTCGCGCGGGGCGACGACGCGATCTTCTCCCGGACCGTGCCTCTGAAGCCGTCCTGGGCGAGCTACGATCTCCCGACGCTGCTCCGCTACGCCGTGCACGCCATCCAGGCGCGCTACGCCGGGGCGCCGGATCTGCTCGGGACGGACGAGGGGTTGCCGGGCTTCGTGCGGGTGATCAGCGAAGGTGACGCGGTGGTCGACGGCCGACCGGCGCGCTTCATCACCTTCGACCATCAGGACCGGCAGAGCCGCCAGAGCGCGCGGCGCGTGACGCTGGTGGCGATGCGCCCGGGCCAGCACGCGTGGCGCGTTCGCCGCTGGCGGGTCCCGATGCTGCTCGTCTTCGGCGTGGTCACGGAGCCGGGAGCGCACCGGGAGAGCCGCGCGGACTTCGAGGGGCTCGTGAGCCGGGTCGACGTGCGCTGAGAGACAGCGCTACGGGGCGGCCATCATCATCATCATCGCCGCCGCGTCGGCCGGGCCGAAGAGCGCGGGCTGCGGCGCCATCCACGGCTCGGCGTCGCCCTGCACCAGCACGCCGCGCACGTCGCGCACGCGGAGCGTGTACTCGAGCAGGACCGGGACCGGCGACTCGCTGCGGATGCCGACCCGGAGGCCCGTCAGCGCCGGGATCGCGTCCGGGATGTACATCTGCGAGCGCCGGTCGTTGGCCGACTGGTTGTCGAAGTAGACGATCTGGTTCGGGTTCGGCGCCATGTTCACGACCGTCGCGAGGTCGACCGCGATCTCGTCGATCTCCTCCTCGCGGATCGTGCCGCTCAGGCGCTCCCCGGGCCCGAGGCGGTAGGTGCGCTCCCACTGCGAGAAGTCGATCTGCAGCTCCTCGTCGACCACCTGCACGCCCGGGTTGTACTCGTGGAACTCGTTGATGCCGTTGAGCACCACGCCCGCGGTGACGCTGCTGTCGGGGGACAGGTTGGAGAGCGTGAAGTCGACCTGGATCTCGAGGTCCCCGCGCCGCAGCCACGGCAGCTGCGCGTAGGGGATCTGCATGTCGCCCACGTCGCCGAGGGCGGCCAGCTCCTCCGCCGTCGGCTCGCGGAGATCGATCAGCACCCGCTCCTCGAGGAGGTAGAGGTTTCCGTCCTCGGACTCGAAGAAGGGGGGCGTGGTCTCGTCGATGGCCATCGCGAAGATGCCGCCGCCCTCGGGCGTGATGTAGCGCTGCTCCTCCAGACAGCCGGAGAGCAGGAGGGCGAGCACCGAGAGAGACAGGACCGGGGCGTGGAAGGTCGCGCGCATCGTGGAGTTCCTCTGCGCAAGCATCGTACCGCACCCGGGGCGGGCGATCATCGATCTCCGAGGGGTCCGCCGCCCCCGATCGTCGGCTCGGGGTGGGGGCTGCCGCCCTATCTCTGGAGCAGGTGTGGGACCTTTCGCGAGCCCTCGTCCCGGAGGCGCAGCGCCAGGTCGATGCGGGCCGCCGCGTTGATCAGCCCGAGGTGGCTGAACGCCTGCGGGAAATTCCCCAGCAGCACGCCGGTGTTCGGGTCGATCTCCTCCGCGAGGAGCCCCAGGTGGTTGCTCCCCTCGGCGTGGGCCACGAACACCTCCTGCGCCTCCTCGATCCGCCCCGCCATCGCCAGCGCCTCCGCGAGCCAGAAGCCGCAGAGCACGAACGCGCCCTCCGGGCCGCCGACGCCGTCGTCCATGCGGTAGCGGTGCAGGAACGGCCCCGTCGACAGCTCCGCGCGGACCCAGTCCACCGTCTGGGCGATCAGGGGGTGGTCCGGGGGCAGGAAGCCGCAGATCGGATAGAGCAGCAGCGCCGCGTCCGGCTCGTGCAGCCCGTAGGCGCTCACGAAGTGCCGGCCGTTCGGGTCGAGCCCGTTCTTGAGGATGTCGTCGTGGATCTGTCGGGCCCCGCGCTCCCAGACCTCGCGTCGCTTTCCGTCGCCGAAGAGCTGGGCCAGGCGCTGACCGCGGTCGAGCGACATCCAGCACATCAGCTTGCTGTGCAGGTTGTGGCGGACCTCGCCGCGAGGCTCCCAGATGCCGTGGTCCGGCTCCGTCCAGCGCGTGCGCATCACCTCGATCACGTCGCGGAGGTGGCGCCACGCGCGCAGGCCGAGCGAGCCGCCGAAGCGCTCGTAGAGCCACGCCGCGTCCACGAGCGCGCCGCCGATGTCGAGCTGCAGCTGGTGCCGCGCCCCGTTGCCGATGCGCACCGGGCTGCTGTCGCCGAACCCGCGCAGGTGCGCGAGCGCCTCCTCCTCGGGCACGTGGTCCCCGTCGACCGTGTACATGATTTGCAATTGCCCATCATGGCGATCGAGCGCGTCGCGGACGAAGTGGAAGAACTCGCGGGCCTCGGTGCCGTAGCCGATGAGGTTGGCCGCGCGGATGGCCATCGCCGCGTCCCGCGTCCAGGTGTAGCGGTAGTCCCAGTTGCGCCCGCCGCCGATCCACTCGGGGAGCGAGGCGGTCGGGGCCGCGGTCATCGCGCCGGTGGGGCCGTGGATCAAGAGCTTCAGCAGGAGCGCCGAGCGCTGCACGTGGTGTCGCCACGGGCCCTCGTAGGTGATCTTCGAGGCCCACTCGCGCCACTTCGCGCGCGTCGACCGCAGGTGCTCGTAGGGGCGGTAGCCCTGGACGGGCTCGGGGCCGGGCGCGCCCCAGCTGAGCACCATCCACTTCCGCTCGCCCGCGCGCAGCTTCACGCGCGCCTTCAGGCCGCCCTCGGGGCGCTCGGTCCAGGTGGCGCTCTCCATCACCGCGACCAGCGTGTCCCCCGCGCTGCTCCGCGCGAGCGCGCCGGCGCCGTCGACCTCGAACCGGGTCTCGGCCCGGCCGTAGTCGAAGCGCGGGTCGAAGACGACGTCCATCTCCACCTCTCCCTCGACGCAGTGCACGCGGCGGTGGATCTCGTGGATCGACGCGCGGGGGTCATCGCTCCACGGCATGTAGTCGGTCATGCGGACGACGCCCTGCCTCTCGATCTGGAAGAGCGTCTCCAGCACGTTCGTGTCGGGGTCGTACCGCTGCAGCGACTCGAAGGGGCGCCGGGCCGGGGTGATCGCGGTCATGCCGCCGCGGTCCTTGTCGAGGATGGCGCCGAACACGCTCGGGCTGTCGAAGCGAGGCATGCACGCCCAGTCGATGACGCCGTCGACGCGCACCAGGGCCGAGGTGACCCCGTCGCCGATGATGCCGCGGGCGCCGATCGGGAGCTCGCCGTCCGGGAAGTCCTCGGTGAACCGGAAGGGACGGTTGAGTCGCTTGGCCGCGCTGTAGAGATCCATGCAGCGGAGCCTATATGCGCGTTGACCGATGGGACCAGACGGGAGAACCTGAGACGTGCCCACACGACGAGTCCGAGAGCTGGCCGAAGAGCTCGCGCGCGAGCTGGAGCGCGACGGCGCGCTGGACGCGAAGACCCGCGACGCGCTCGCGGAGCTGCGCGGAGAGGTGGAGTCCGCGCTCGAGGAAGACGCGCCGGCCTCGCCGCCCTCCGCGCGGGCGCACGGCTTCGTGGAGCGCTTCGAGCGCGATCACCCGGAGCTCACCGCGCTGGTGCAGCGCCTGGCCGACGCGCTCCAGGCGGCCGGGCTCTGAGAGACCGACGGTCTCGGCGGCCGTGATTCGAGCGACCGTGAGCGGACCGATCGGCAAACGGGTCCGCCCGTGCTATCGCCCGTCGGATGAGCGGCAGGTACGCGTGCATCATCCTCGACTTCGACGGCACCTTCACCGACGTCGAGCGCGAGGCCGTTCCTTTCCTCGCTCGCTATCGGGAGGGTCTCGCGGCGCTCATCGGCCGCGATCTGGACGACGCCTGGGGCCGGGCGGTGGCCGCGGTGGAGTCGGATCTGGACGCCCACGGCTTCGAGTTCGACGGGCGCATCGTCGCGCCGTCGCACGCCGATCCGTACATCCTGGCCACCAGCGTCGCGCGCCTCGTGCTGGCCGAGGACGGGGAAGGCCACGACGTCGACGCCGCGCTCGAGCAGCTCTTCCGGGACAGCTACGGCTGCGCGGACACCGCCTTCCGGCCCGACGCCGACCAGGTCGTGCAGGCGGTGCTCGAGATGGACGCGCCGGTGTACGTGGTGACCAACTCGAACACCGAGCACGTGAAGAAGAAGATCCGCGCGCTCTCGGGCGACGCGCTCTCGCGCCTCCGCGACGTCCGGGGCGACGCGAAGAAGTTCCACCTGGTCGACCCCGACACCGCCGACCCGCGCTTCGACGCGGTACCCGAGGCGCTGGAGGTCGAGGGGCTCTCGCGCCCGCTCTTCCTCCGCCGCGGCCGCTACTTCGAGACGCTGCGCGACATCTGGACCGAGACGGGGACCGAGCCCGCGCAGACCCTCGTCTGCGGCGACATCTTCGAGCTGGACCTCGCGCTCCCCGCGCAGCTCGGCGCGACGGTGCACCTGGTGACGCGCCCGAACACGCCCGGCTGGGAGCGTCGCGCCGTCGAGCGCGCGGGCGGCACCTGGTCGGAGCGCCTCACGGGTCTGCTGGAGCACCTCTGAGCTCGCGGTAGACGAGCGGCTCGGCGACGTTCTTGACCGTCGCCTCCCGCGGCGCCGTGAACCGGGCCTCGTCGCCGACCGCGGCCACGAAGCCCTCCATGCAGAAGATCTCGCCCGCGCTGGCCACGCCCTGCAGGCGCGCCGTGTTGTTCATGCCCGAGCTGAACGCGGTGTAGTTGTCGTTCGGGCCGAAGAAGCCGACCGAGACCGGGCACCAGTTGAGCCCGATCGCGACGTCGAGCGGGACGCCGCGGACCTCGGGGAGGGTGTCGCCGAGGGCGCGGGTGTGGGCGCGGATCCGGGCCGCGGCGTCGAGCGCGCGGCGACAGGCCTCCTCCGGGCTCATCTCGAAGAAGGGCGGGCCCCAGAGGCCGATGATGCAGTCGCCGACCATCTTGTCGAACACGCCGCCCGTGTCCCAGACGATGTCGACCACGCCGTCGGCCCACGCGTCGATCAGCCGCCCGATGGCCTCGGGGCTGTGGAGGGCCGACTCGCTCAGCCGGGTGAAGCCCGCGATGTCTCCGTAGAGGATCGCGATCTCCTTCTCGCGCGGCGTCAGGTACCGCTCGAGGTAGCCCTCCTCGCGCAGCAGCCGCTCGCAGCTCGCGGCCGAGAAGATGTTCGAGAGCTGCTTCCACTCGCGGTTGAAGTCGACGATGCGCTGCCGCAGGTAGTCTGCGAAGCGGTCGAGCAGCTCGCGGTCGTGGGTGTGGAACTCGCCCTGGGCGCTGGTGACCAGCATGCGGCCGACCACCCGCGCGGTGCGCACGCCGGTGATGAGCACCTCTTCCCGGTAGCGCGTGATGCCGAAGCGCGCGCGGAGCTCCGCGTCCTCGCCGTCGAGGAAGGCCCCGGCCCGCTCCCGGACGAAGGCGTCGACCTCCGGGTCCTCGGGGTGCGCGGAGTCGTGGTCGAGCGCGCCGTCGCGATAGACCTTGTATCTGAGCGCGCCCGCCTCGAGGTCGTCCTCGTGCCGGAACAGCAGGAGCAGCCGCGCGAAGCCGACCTCGCGGTGGAGGATGTCGATGGCGCGGGCGATGCCGCGGTCGAGCACCGGCTCCTTCAGGGCGTCGCTGATGGCGCGGATCACCTCGTACTTGCGGCGCGCGAGCGCGATGGCCGCGAGGTGGTTGTCGAGCTCCTCGGCGAAGCGGCCGAGCAGCGCGGCGGCCTCCTCGGAGGGGTCGACGTCGAAGAGGGCGAAGGCGGTCCCGAAGTCCTCGCCCGCGACGTCGAGGCGGTGGGCGAGCACGCAG
It includes:
- the rarD gene encoding EamA family transporter RarD codes for the protein MSEPDSSSVKSGAVMAVVAYSLWGLLPIYWKLLGAVPAIEVLTHRIVWSLGFIAVLLFARRGWRRTLGFLRDRETRGAMLLSTALIATNWFIFIWAVSADRVTEASLGYYINPLLNVALARVFLGERLRPLQGVAVALAAIGVVTLTVMRGELPWVSVVLAVSFALYGLVRKRTPVGAVEGLAIETGLVTPLAIGYLLLLSPPLGHLVTADPVTVGLLVGAGVITAVPLLAFAGAARRLRYTTLGMIQYLAPTLQLGCAVLLYGEAFTQAHAITFGLIWIAVLLYVIDMLRRPSPDPAPARST
- a CDS encoding outer membrane lipoprotein carrier protein LolA translates to MKKTTMTLAALAALAIAGAPLVGDAQQTTSAATVAAQVQGFYDQTSTVQSAFYQSHYDRIYRRTTRSRGVLTISRPGKLRFDYLGGNGKVVVSDGATMTVYEPGDDGGAGQYAQAPVREEGIPSALAFLTGGARLDRDFTFRLRDASAFRWDGHVLELRPRRDEPAYRRVFLYVDDDPRAAGVVRRVLIQDHDGNLNRFDFRRTRFNRDVSEGRFEFSPPPGARRI
- a CDS encoding PQQ-dependent sugar dehydrogenase — encoded protein: MGPRRAIGLTLSLTIALACGEDREPPPRPPAPEVPEVPAVEVEPPTTPPEPEPPEPEPEPAPPSRVEARGPYQVDLGRDCDGLPALSLDTPEGTCVGLVAHAELPAIAEARGRFRPRSVVTDPQRDDVMWIVDHGARRSRAGRLWRLTRGDDGWDATRIAQRLDRPHGGRVGPDGWIYVGEVQRIRRFDPAADDPAGTMETVVDDLPIALPDRPVRFHPLTSFVFSADGDLIVNMGSGTDRCLEALPADRCVDEARHTGAVWRFARTGPRSWSSEPEYFAHGLRNSVALAAHESGALLQAENGVDFREDSRPHEELNILRRGAHYGWPYCWDRDQRDPEWTHSSFGCEDNPAYTPPHLLLPPHGAPLDMLYYRGAHLGALDGLLLISLHGYRSPGHRVIGLPVGADGLPPADATPTDIIAGWDASDLGPRGSPVGMAQARDGSLWLVEDTNGTVLRMSRDRWAAHRGEARAEPVAAETLEADALFTSLHASVLRPRCAPCHDFIGTDPTGALRAMAREGWLRTEDGRTVLAVRTAADAARRMPPDRPLGAAQRALLERWLSR
- a CDS encoding c-type cytochrome, with translation MRQIIGLSLGLVLLVGGCDGNDGNVPEAGPPPISGGTLHATADARYAIVSDPARASIFVADLASASQLHRLELTAEDEPGRIAEDAEGRVFVVLRRAGEVVTLDPRGGTITERREVCRAPRGIDVDPDGDLVIACAEGVLVRMPATGSGLHTVKLPPDLRDVVARDGRTYVSRLRTAEILVLEGDRVVTTMRPTSISTDEDPFGRSLEPTVAWRMRGVPGGVMLVHQNSVSSQLGVLGGSSGVYYGGDCSLGVVRAVVTMFSVPAEDPSLFQSTAVAVDGASLVVDGAIEEATGRIYVSAAAETGPSTFGGRGFGFSGARILEPRGMSSIPTCFASGSGDQLRGGDFAATAVAPIPGGGMVVQYRDPSMLVVDHGRSPLAGGEPSTRQIALTGGPVQHFGHALFHEAAGTGATCAGCHPEGAEDGHTWLFESGTRRSQTLTGGILETAPFHWDGQVGGSTGVMEGTFVGRMGGQMPRAEEIESFSAWIDALPAMPGEPIADTGAVERGRTLFEDDAMGCASCHSGPRRTNNQSIDVGTGGRFQVPGLYELSYRPTYFHDGSADSLDAVVASHGNSTSLDDTQRADLVAFLRTL
- a CDS encoding glycoside hydrolase family 15 protein, whose protein sequence is MDLYSAAKRLNRPFRFTEDFPDGELPIGARGIIGDGVTSALVRVDGVIDWACMPRFDSPSVFGAILDKDRGGMTAITPARRPFESLQRYDPDTNVLETLFQIERQGVVRMTDYMPWSDDPRASIHEIHRRVHCVEGEVEMDVVFDPRFDYGRAETRFEVDGAGALARSSAGDTLVAVMESATWTERPEGGLKARVKLRAGERKWMVLSWGAPGPEPVQGYRPYEHLRSTRAKWREWASKITYEGPWRHHVQRSALLLKLLIHGPTGAMTAAPTASLPEWIGGGRNWDYRYTWTRDAAMAIRAANLIGYGTEAREFFHFVRDALDRHDGQLQIMYTVDGDHVPEEEALAHLRGFGDSSPVRIGNGARHQLQLDIGGALVDAAWLYERFGGSLGLRAWRHLRDVIEVMRTRWTEPDHGIWEPRGEVRHNLHSKLMCWMSLDRGQRLAQLFGDGKRREVWERGARQIHDDILKNGLDPNGRHFVSAYGLHEPDAALLLYPICGFLPPDHPLIAQTVDWVRAELSTGPFLHRYRMDDGVGGPEGAFVLCGFWLAEALAMAGRIEEAQEVFVAHAEGSNHLGLLAEEIDPNTGVLLGNFPQAFSHLGLINAAARIDLALRLRDEGSRKVPHLLQR